A single genomic interval of halophilic archaeon DL31 harbors:
- a CDS encoding phenazine biosynthesis protein PhzF family (KEGG: hbo:Hbor_25220 phenazine biosynthesis protein PhzF family~TIGRFAM: Phenazine biosynthesis PhzC/PhzF protein~PFAM: Phenazine biosynthesis PhzC/PhzF protein) — MESYRTLIVDAFTTKPLTGNPAGVVPDAAGLSDEQMQAVARELNASETAFMLPSEQADRRVRYFSPTQEVDLCGHATIASHGFLFEEGIIDTGSHTVETAVGVLDIDVVESGAVWMTQNSPTVRQLDVDYDRASDALGIDAEAFRDVGADMPPAYATTGLPFLVLPVNFLEHLSGMDPDMEAVEQLAADHDAEGVYVFTFDAIGRGTAQDTTLHARTFVPGLGIDEDPVTGTASGAAGAYLDRFGAFDGEFPERMTFEQGHFLDRPGYVGVRVDGATVQVGGDSVVSLDGRLTVPADEEDGIIET; from the coding sequence ATGGAGAGCTACCGGACGCTCATCGTCGACGCGTTCACCACGAAGCCTCTCACGGGCAACCCCGCGGGGGTCGTCCCGGACGCGGCGGGGTTGAGCGACGAACAGATGCAGGCGGTGGCTCGCGAGCTCAACGCATCCGAGACCGCCTTTATGCTCCCTTCGGAACAGGCCGACCGCCGGGTTCGCTACTTCAGCCCAACCCAGGAAGTCGATCTCTGCGGGCACGCCACCATCGCCTCCCACGGCTTCCTCTTTGAGGAGGGCATCATCGACACCGGGAGCCACACGGTGGAGACTGCAGTGGGCGTCCTCGACATCGACGTCGTCGAATCTGGCGCGGTCTGGATGACCCAGAACAGTCCCACCGTCCGGCAACTGGATGTGGATTACGACCGCGCGAGCGACGCGCTCGGCATCGACGCCGAGGCGTTCCGGGACGTGGGGGCGGACATGCCGCCCGCGTACGCGACGACGGGCCTACCGTTCCTCGTGCTCCCGGTGAACTTCCTCGAACATCTCTCGGGGATGGACCCGGATATGGAGGCCGTCGAGCAACTGGCGGCGGACCATGACGCCGAAGGCGTGTACGTGTTCACCTTCGACGCCATCGGGCGCGGCACTGCACAGGACACCACCCTTCACGCGCGGACGTTCGTCCCCGGGCTGGGCATCGACGAAGACCCCGTAACAGGGACCGCCTCGGGCGCCGCAGGCGCGTATCTCGACCGGTTCGGCGCCTTCGACGGGGAGTTCCCCGAGCGCATGACGTTCGAACAGGGTCACTTCCTCGACCGCCCAGGCTACGTCGGCGTGCGTGTCGATGGGGCGACCGTGCAGGTCGGGGGCGATTCGGTCGTTTCGCTGGACGGACGGCTCACTGTGCCAGCTGATGAAGAAGACGGCATCATCGAAACCTGA
- a CDS encoding UspA domain-containing protein (PFAM: UspA~KEGG: hma:rrnAC0561 universal stress protein) encodes MALDTVLVAVGDDDDERLDALARTAIDIAGPAGATVALLHVFSEDQYRRVRGKLEFAPNDEVTPDIVARRHVTIRNMGGALEDAGIEYTSQGAVGEKGERVVSVAEQIGADLILVGGRKRSPAGKAVFGSTAQEVMLNAPCPVTFVRAD; translated from the coding sequence ATGGCTCTCGACACAGTGCTCGTTGCCGTCGGCGACGACGACGACGAGCGCCTCGATGCGCTGGCTCGCACGGCAATCGACATCGCTGGCCCGGCCGGTGCGACGGTGGCGCTTCTGCACGTCTTCTCGGAGGACCAGTACCGGCGGGTTCGGGGGAAACTTGAGTTCGCCCCCAACGACGAGGTCACCCCGGATATCGTCGCCCGGCGCCACGTCACCATCCGCAACATGGGTGGGGCACTCGAAGACGCCGGCATCGAGTACACGAGTCAGGGTGCGGTGGGAGAGAAAGGTGAGCGAGTCGTCAGCGTTGCAGAGCAGATCGGCGCTGACCTGATTCTCGTCGGCGGGCGGAAGCGCTCGCCGGCCGGGAAAGCGGTGTTCGGGTCGACCGCCCAAGAAGTGATGTTGAACGCGCCGTGTCCGGTGACGTTCGTCAGGGCGGACTGA
- a CDS encoding hypothetical protein (KEGG: hvo:HVO_0758 hypothetical protein), giving the protein MQSTRKGLRDGALSKDTYGRLNCAECEKTLSTENAPEKVYNVRHCQECGREWKELP; this is encoded by the coding sequence ATGCAGAGCACCCGCAAAGGCCTCCGTGACGGTGCACTCTCCAAGGACACCTACGGGCGGCTCAACTGCGCCGAGTGTGAGAAGACACTCTCAACGGAGAACGCCCCCGAGAAGGTGTACAACGTTCGACATTGCCAGGAGTGTGGCCGGGAGTGGAAAGAGCTGCCCTGA
- a CDS encoding major facilitator superfamily MFS_1 (PFAM: Major facilitator superfamily MFS-1~KEGG: hla:Hlac_1455 major facilitator superfamily MFS_1), which produces MSRTRLFSTLCGQAFLVNFSRVVMAPLVAVFIATFGIGESTAGLVVSAVWVGSALPRIPTGYLLTKFSRLHVVILAGLVLAVGATLVAIAPGVTALVVGAGVMGLSSGLYFVTGNTFVSELFPSRVGRMLGIHGTANQVAAVVAAPAITLVLAAGADWEPVFAAVGVAGGEEWRAVFLALAAASLVLTVVTYLAGRETELPEAGMEDRDLVGAARAEWRTILFGVAILGTIGFAWQGVFNFYVLFAESRGLTPSMARNALTVVFAAGIPAFAISGRLADYLPQPAYLLGIATAFALLLFTLTVVQGTVSLLLFSAVIGYVIHSLFPALDTFLLGALPDGNRASAYSVYSGAMMFAQAPGSWFVGTLVESGVAYTTVFRGFAVGVSVVVLALLLFHQRGRLPE; this is translated from the coding sequence GTGTCGCGAACCCGTCTGTTCAGCACGCTCTGTGGTCAGGCGTTCCTCGTCAACTTCTCGCGGGTGGTGATGGCGCCGCTGGTGGCCGTGTTCATCGCGACGTTCGGCATCGGTGAGTCGACGGCAGGGCTGGTCGTCTCGGCTGTCTGGGTCGGGAGCGCCCTCCCCCGAATTCCGACCGGCTACCTGCTGACGAAGTTCAGTCGGTTGCACGTCGTCATTTTGGCGGGCCTCGTGCTCGCAGTTGGGGCAACGTTGGTCGCGATTGCGCCGGGCGTCACGGCGCTGGTCGTCGGTGCTGGCGTCATGGGGCTCTCCTCCGGTCTCTATTTCGTCACCGGGAACACGTTCGTGAGCGAGCTGTTCCCGAGCCGTGTCGGGCGAATGTTGGGCATTCACGGGACCGCGAACCAGGTAGCGGCCGTCGTCGCCGCACCGGCGATCACACTCGTGCTCGCTGCTGGGGCAGACTGGGAACCAGTGTTCGCTGCCGTCGGGGTAGCCGGCGGTGAGGAGTGGCGCGCCGTGTTTCTCGCGCTTGCAGCCGCCTCGCTCGTGCTGACCGTGGTGACCTATCTCGCCGGCCGGGAGACAGAACTGCCCGAAGCCGGTATGGAAGACCGCGATTTGGTCGGGGCCGCGCGTGCGGAGTGGCGGACAATCTTGTTCGGCGTGGCCATCCTGGGGACCATCGGCTTCGCCTGGCAAGGGGTGTTCAACTTCTACGTGCTGTTCGCGGAGTCCCGCGGCCTCACGCCGTCGATGGCGCGCAACGCGCTGACGGTCGTGTTCGCGGCGGGAATCCCGGCGTTCGCCATCAGCGGCCGGTTGGCCGACTACCTCCCGCAGCCAGCGTATCTGTTGGGCATCGCCACCGCGTTCGCCCTGCTGCTGTTCACCCTCACGGTGGTTCAGGGAACCGTCAGCCTCCTGCTGTTTTCGGCCGTCATCGGCTACGTGATTCATAGTCTCTTTCCCGCGCTGGATACGTTCCTCCTCGGCGCCCTCCCTGACGGGAATCGAGCCAGCGCCTACTCGGTGTACAGCGGCGCGATGATGTTTGCACAGGCACCAGGCTCGTGGTTCGTCGGGACGCTCGTCGAGTCTGGCGTCGCCTACACGACCGTGTTTCGCGGATTCGCCGTCGGCGTGAGCGTGGTCGTCCTCGCCCTCTTGCTCTTCCACCAGCGTGGCCGACTCCCTGAGTGA
- a CDS encoding 3-dehydroquinate synthase (KEGG: hla:Hlac_1277 3-dehydroquinate synthase~HAMAP: 3-dehydroquinate synthase~PFAM: 3-dehydroquinate synthase, prokaryotic-type): MTRSVWLKADNTVGSWEERKHRITAGLEAGVDWVLVDETDVGRVRELGSVKVAAFKDAGEDEVDIVDASMDMEPDIFVVGKHGEGDGTVDLPSDFSGSADLTTLRRKDDRAQGSYVRIFDEEYEEFAEAAARDAEYTIVATEDWDVIPLENLIARVGTKTNLVAGVDSAEAAATAFETLERGVDDVLLDTDDPDEMKNTIEVRDRSEQETLELSFAEITQVEETGLADRVCIDTGSLLDDDEGMLVGSLSRGLFFVHGETADSPYVASRPFRVNAGAVHAYVRTAEGETKYLAELQSGDRVQVVDVTGHTRKSLVGRVKIERRPMFRVQAEVTTDDDDEVDVIETLLQNAETVKVSTKGGRKAVTELEAGDEVRVYYEEGGRHFGEKVEESIIEK; encoded by the coding sequence ATGACTCGTTCCGTATGGTTGAAAGCCGACAACACCGTTGGCAGCTGGGAAGAGCGGAAACACCGCATCACCGCCGGACTCGAAGCCGGCGTCGACTGGGTGCTCGTCGACGAGACCGACGTGGGTCGGGTGCGTGAGCTGGGTTCTGTCAAGGTGGCCGCGTTCAAAGACGCCGGCGAAGATGAGGTGGATATCGTCGACGCCAGCATGGACATGGAGCCAGACATCTTCGTCGTCGGAAAACACGGTGAGGGCGACGGCACAGTCGACCTCCCCTCGGATTTCTCGGGGTCGGCGGACCTGACGACGCTGCGGCGTAAAGACGACCGCGCGCAGGGGTCGTACGTTCGCATTTTCGACGAGGAGTATGAGGAGTTCGCGGAGGCGGCCGCCCGCGACGCCGAGTACACCATCGTCGCCACCGAGGACTGGGACGTCATCCCACTGGAGAACCTCATCGCCCGCGTCGGAACCAAGACGAACCTCGTGGCCGGCGTCGACTCCGCGGAGGCAGCGGCAACCGCCTTCGAGACACTGGAGCGCGGCGTCGACGACGTGCTGCTCGACACCGACGACCCCGACGAGATGAAAAACACCATCGAGGTTCGGGACCGCAGCGAGCAGGAGACGCTCGAACTCAGCTTCGCCGAAATTACGCAGGTCGAGGAGACCGGCCTCGCAGACCGGGTCTGCATCGACACAGGGTCGCTGCTCGATGACGACGAGGGGATGCTCGTTGGCTCGCTAAGCCGGGGGCTCTTCTTCGTTCACGGCGAGACTGCCGACTCGCCGTACGTCGCTTCGCGGCCGTTCCGGGTCAACGCTGGCGCGGTCCACGCCTACGTCCGGACGGCCGAAGGCGAGACGAAATATCTCGCAGAGCTCCAGTCGGGCGACCGTGTACAGGTCGTCGACGTCACCGGCCACACCCGCAAGTCCCTGGTCGGGCGTGTAAAAATCGAGCGCCGCCCGATGTTCCGTGTGCAGGCAGAGGTCACGACTGACGACGATGACGAAGTTGACGTTATCGAGACGCTGCTGCAGAACGCCGAGACGGTGAAGGTCTCGACCAAAGGCGGTCGGAAGGCCGTGACGGAGCTCGAAGCCGGTGACGAGGTCCGCGTCTACTACGAAGAGGGTGGCCGTCATTTCGGCGAGAAGGTCGAAGAGAGCATCATCGAGAAATAA
- a CDS encoding hypothetical protein (KEGG: hvo:HVO_0247 hypothetical protein), with product MVVIASIVGETVDFLVSNPLFTVVLTALLGFIFFMYLLVRRTVDGLREGFDSGKGSG from the coding sequence ATGGTCGTCATCGCGAGTATCGTCGGTGAGACAGTCGATTTCCTCGTCTCGAACCCACTGTTCACGGTGGTTCTCACCGCGTTACTCGGCTTCATCTTCTTCATGTATCTGCTCGTACGGCGGACGGTCGATGGACTCCGGGAGGGGTTCGACAGTGGGAAAGGGTCCGGATGA
- a CDS encoding phosphate transporter (PFAM: Phosphate transporter~KEGG: hje:HacjB3_00405 sodium-dependent phosphate transporter), giving the protein MIGTATIATAVVAALASLFMAWAIGAGSSGSTPFAPAVGANAISVMRAGLIVGILGFAGAVLQGQSVTEAVGSSLINGVSISAMAATVGLLTAAILVALGVFKGYPIATAFTVTGAVVGVGLAMGGDPAWAKYQQIVTLWVLVPFVGGGIAYGTARLLRADGVPEAYLVPALGGLVGALVANIEFALLGGGAGGSIASELAGGVVQVASGGVAVAPRELLAVRGVVTLVLVGIVAAALYADTQRDEDAAQRRFLLALGGLVAFSAGGSQVGLAIGPLVPLLDTFESVPIIALLVGGGFGLLAGSWTGAPRMIKALAQDYSSLGPRRSIAALIPSFAIAQAAVAFGIPVSFNEVIVSAIVGSGYAAGGAGVSREKMLFTVLAWIGSLALSLGVSYGAMVAVLSVT; this is encoded by the coding sequence ATGATCGGAACCGCAACAATCGCGACCGCAGTCGTCGCCGCACTCGCGAGTCTCTTCATGGCGTGGGCCATCGGCGCCGGCTCCTCCGGGTCGACCCCCTTCGCCCCCGCAGTGGGTGCGAACGCCATCTCAGTGATGCGGGCTGGTCTCATCGTCGGCATTCTCGGCTTCGCCGGGGCTGTCCTCCAAGGCCAGAGCGTGACCGAGGCGGTCGGCTCCAGCCTGATCAACGGCGTCTCCATCAGTGCGATGGCGGCGACGGTCGGCTTACTGACCGCGGCCATCCTCGTCGCCCTCGGCGTGTTCAAAGGCTACCCAATCGCGACGGCGTTCACCGTCACCGGCGCCGTCGTGGGTGTCGGGCTAGCGATGGGCGGCGACCCCGCCTGGGCAAAGTACCAGCAGATTGTGACCCTCTGGGTGCTCGTCCCGTTCGTCGGCGGCGGCATCGCCTACGGGACCGCACGGCTGCTGCGCGCTGACGGCGTGCCTGAAGCGTATCTCGTGCCCGCGCTCGGTGGGCTCGTGGGCGCACTCGTCGCGAACATCGAATTCGCGCTGTTGGGCGGTGGCGCGGGCGGGTCCATCGCCAGCGAACTCGCGGGCGGGGTCGTTCAGGTCGCCTCCGGCGGCGTCGCAGTCGCGCCGCGGGAACTCCTCGCCGTCAGAGGGGTCGTCACCCTCGTGCTCGTCGGCATCGTCGCGGCTGCGCTCTACGCCGACACCCAGCGCGACGAAGACGCCGCCCAGCGTCGGTTCCTGCTGGCACTCGGCGGCCTCGTCGCGTTCTCGGCTGGGGGCTCGCAGGTCGGGTTGGCCATCGGGCCGCTGGTGCCCCTGCTCGATACGTTCGAGTCGGTCCCCATCATCGCCCTGCTGGTTGGTGGCGGCTTCGGGCTGCTCGCCGGCTCGTGGACGGGCGCACCGCGGATGATCAAGGCGCTGGCTCAGGACTACTCGAGTCTGGGGCCGCGACGCTCCATCGCGGCGCTCATCCCGAGTTTCGCCATCGCCCAGGCCGCCGTCGCCTTCGGCATCCCCGTCTCGTTCAACGAGGTCATCGTCTCGGCCATCGTCGGCTCGGGCTACGCCGCCGGCGGCGCCGGGGTGAGCCGGGAGAAGATGCTGTTCACCGTGCTCGCGTGGATCGGCTCGCTCGCGCTCTCGCTGGGTGTGAGCTACGGTGCGATGGTTGCGGTTCTCTCGGTGACGTAA
- a CDS encoding Cupin 2 conserved barrel domain protein (PFAM: Cupin 2, conserved barrel~KEGG: hmu:Hmuk_1117 cupin 2 conserved barrel domain protein), translating to MEKAAVADLEDSIQAAAVMRHLTKPLGLTDFALNYYELEPGDSFAFAYHNHEVQEEVFYVISGTATFDTEDGPVEVGPDEAIRFDREEFQRGWNHGDERVVALALGAPLDYGKQEKLRYCEACGEETDHELERAPDEEAVVAHCKTCGTETGRWFRGSMDGEVP from the coding sequence ATGGAGAAAGCTGCCGTCGCCGACCTCGAAGACAGCATCCAGGCCGCCGCGGTGATGCGCCACCTTACCAAGCCACTCGGGCTAACGGATTTCGCGCTGAACTACTACGAACTGGAGCCAGGGGACTCCTTCGCCTTTGCCTATCACAACCACGAGGTGCAAGAAGAGGTGTTCTACGTGATTTCGGGAACGGCGACGTTCGACACCGAGGACGGGCCGGTCGAGGTCGGCCCCGACGAGGCGATTCGGTTCGACCGTGAGGAGTTCCAGCGCGGCTGGAACCACGGCGACGAGCGAGTCGTTGCACTGGCCCTTGGCGCACCGCTGGACTACGGGAAACAGGAAAAACTCCGCTACTGCGAGGCGTGCGGGGAGGAGACAGACCACGAACTCGAACGGGCGCCGGACGAGGAGGCCGTCGTTGCCCACTGCAAGACGTGTGGGACCGAAACCGGGCGGTGGTTCCGTGGGTCGATGGACGGCGAGGTCCCGTAG
- a CDS encoding oxidoreductase molybdopterin binding protein (PFAM: Oxidoreductase, molybdopterin binding~KEGG: hbo:Hbor_25440 sulfite oxidase-like oxidoreductase), with the protein MRAALLQRFAPPPRVVDWGILVVVTAALATGLLSWTGWLPAGVLVDLHGILGLALSGLLVFKFARVARRVTRSTNWDRTTPVSVALGVVVVTVLAVGWVWSLGGNVPVGPWTTLNIHIGLGLLVFPLLLLHLRARFRLPDRTDASRRSALRTGGLLLVGVVTWRATETVATLRSVTSRETGSKPIGDLADTETEGGSFPVTSWVADDPDPVATEEWTLTVSGLVDDELTLTIDDLPTIDEQATQRGTLDCTSGWYTVQDWGGVRVGDLLDAAGAGTDARWVRFVSVTGYRWSLPIAEAGDALLATHVGGAWLSHGHGAPARLVAPGRRGFQWVKWVQRVELRREPDPAQWLVTLVSGFD; encoded by the coding sequence ATGCGCGCCGCGCTCCTCCAGCGATTCGCCCCACCGCCACGCGTCGTGGACTGGGGAATCCTCGTCGTCGTCACGGCGGCGCTCGCGACGGGGCTGCTCTCGTGGACTGGCTGGCTCCCCGCCGGCGTGCTGGTCGACCTCCACGGGATTCTCGGCCTCGCGCTCTCGGGCCTGCTGGTGTTTAAGTTCGCCCGCGTCGCACGGCGGGTCACTCGCTCGACGAACTGGGACCGGACAACACCTGTCTCAGTCGCTCTCGGAGTCGTTGTCGTCACCGTCCTCGCAGTTGGGTGGGTCTGGAGCCTCGGCGGCAACGTTCCGGTCGGGCCGTGGACCACGCTCAACATCCACATCGGTCTCGGCCTGTTGGTGTTCCCTCTCTTACTGCTCCACCTCCGTGCACGATTCCGCCTGCCAGATCGGACTGACGCCTCACGCCGCAGCGCGCTCAGAACTGGCGGACTCCTCCTCGTCGGCGTCGTTACGTGGCGAGCAACCGAGACCGTTGCCACGCTGCGCAGCGTTACGAGCCGCGAAACTGGGTCGAAACCCATCGGCGACCTCGCCGACACCGAAACCGAGGGCGGTTCGTTTCCGGTCACCTCCTGGGTCGCCGACGACCCTGACCCCGTCGCGACCGAGGAGTGGACACTCACCGTCTCCGGGTTGGTGGACGATGAACTGACGCTCACCATCGATGACCTCCCTACAATCGATGAGCAAGCGACTCAGCGCGGCACGCTGGACTGCACCAGCGGCTGGTACACCGTCCAGGACTGGGGCGGGGTTCGGGTCGGCGACCTGCTCGACGCGGCAGGTGCTGGCACCGACGCGAGATGGGTTCGATTCGTTTCTGTCACGGGGTACCGCTGGAGCCTCCCGATTGCGGAGGCCGGCGACGCGCTGCTCGCGACCCACGTCGGCGGCGCCTGGCTTTCACACGGGCACGGCGCGCCCGCCCGCCTGGTCGCGCCCGGCCGTCGCGGGTTCCAGTGGGTGAAGTGGGTCCAGCGCGTCGAACTCCGCCGCGAACCCGATCCCGCCCAGTGGCTCGTCACGCTGGTGAGCGGATTCGACTGA
- a CDS encoding 3-oxoacyl-(acyl-carrier-protein) reductase (KEGG: nmg:Nmag_3921 short-chain dehydrogenase/reductase SDR~PFAM: Short-chain dehydrogenase/reductase SDR) — MPTAIVTGSSRGIGRGIAERYAADGYDVAVNYHTNEVKAEETAERVREAGQKAIVVGADVSDPEAAERLVAETVDAFGSVDQLVNNAGIDQHVYTEELSPADFDRVMDVNVNSAFNVTKAALPHLRESDDGASVVNISSILAYTGAPIEVHYASSKSALIGLTKSHAADFAPEIRVNAVAPGHIETDMVSDRSEEEMEEEIAQIPVGRIGQVEDIADGCAYLRDAGFVTGETLNVNGGELMR; from the coding sequence ATGCCGACAGCCATCGTCACCGGCTCCTCGCGAGGTATTGGTCGCGGAATCGCCGAACGCTACGCCGCCGACGGCTACGACGTGGCGGTGAACTACCACACGAACGAAGTGAAAGCCGAGGAGACGGCCGAGCGCGTGCGAGAAGCGGGCCAGAAAGCCATCGTCGTCGGCGCAGACGTCTCGGATCCGGAGGCCGCGGAACGACTCGTCGCGGAGACCGTCGACGCCTTCGGCAGCGTGGACCAGCTCGTGAACAACGCCGGTATCGACCAGCACGTCTACACGGAGGAGCTCTCACCTGCGGATTTCGACCGGGTGATGGACGTGAACGTCAACAGTGCGTTCAACGTCACGAAGGCTGCCCTCCCTCACCTCCGGGAGTCCGACGACGGCGCCTCGGTTGTGAACATTTCCTCCATCCTCGCGTACACGGGTGCGCCTATCGAGGTGCATTACGCCTCCTCAAAGAGCGCGCTCATCGGCCTGACCAAGAGCCACGCCGCGGACTTCGCACCCGAGATTCGGGTGAATGCTGTGGCGCCGGGCCATATCGAGACCGATATGGTGAGCGACCGGAGCGAGGAAGAAATGGAGGAAGAGATTGCACAGATTCCTGTCGGCCGTATCGGGCAGGTCGAAGATATCGCCGACGGCTGTGCGTATCTGCGGGACGCCGGCTTCGTCACCGGGGAGACACTGAACGTCAACGGCGGCGAACTGATGCGGTAG
- a CDS encoding Aspartate transaminase (KEGG: htu:Htur_1170 aminotransferase class I and II~PFAM: Aminotransferase, class I/II), with translation MVTPTERVRACERSKIRVMFDLAEAADRDLIRLEVGEPDFDTPAHVVEAAADAARNGQTHYTSNAGLQELRDAIATTLHRDYAIEYDPDQFTVTNGGMEALHLAVLSTVEKGAELLIPSPAWPNYWTQARLADGVPVEVPMAEAEGYALDAENVVDRMSDDTGAVILCSPSNPTGQVYDPEPIREVVEAAAEHDAYVIADEVYLGLVYDRDPVGIAALTGHPDHVLTVGSCSKTYAMTGWRVGWLGGPAELVDEATKIHESTTACAGSVAQHAAIAALTGPQEPVEEMYDAFAERRAYVADRVAKMEGVSCPTPNGAFYAFLNVDLPGSSLAIAKRLLREQDVVLAPGNGFGEAGEGKLRLSFASSLEDLETGLDGIERAVQQA, from the coding sequence ATGGTTACACCCACCGAGCGCGTCCGCGCTTGCGAGCGCTCGAAGATCCGCGTGATGTTCGACCTCGCCGAGGCCGCCGACCGCGACCTAATTCGTCTCGAGGTCGGGGAACCGGACTTCGACACGCCCGCACACGTCGTCGAGGCTGCCGCCGATGCGGCGCGGAACGGCCAGACACACTACACCTCCAACGCTGGCCTGCAGGAACTCCGAGACGCCATCGCGACCACGCTCCACCGCGACTACGCCATCGAGTACGACCCCGACCAGTTTACGGTCACCAACGGCGGGATGGAGGCGCTCCACCTTGCGGTCCTCTCGACCGTCGAGAAGGGAGCGGAACTGCTCATCCCCTCGCCAGCCTGGCCCAACTACTGGACGCAGGCCCGCCTCGCCGACGGCGTCCCCGTCGAGGTTCCGATGGCCGAAGCGGAGGGGTACGCACTCGACGCCGAGAACGTCGTCGACCGGATGAGCGACGACACGGGGGCGGTCATTCTCTGTTCACCCTCCAACCCCACCGGACAGGTCTACGACCCCGAGCCGATACGGGAGGTGGTCGAGGCAGCCGCCGAACACGACGCCTACGTCATCGCCGACGAGGTGTATCTCGGGCTGGTCTATGACCGTGACCCCGTCGGAATCGCCGCCCTCACGGGCCATCCGGACCACGTGCTCACGGTCGGGTCCTGTTCCAAGACCTACGCCATGACGGGCTGGCGCGTCGGCTGGCTCGGGGGTCCAGCCGAACTCGTCGACGAGGCGACGAAGATTCACGAGAGTACAACCGCCTGTGCTGGCTCCGTGGCCCAGCACGCCGCCATTGCTGCGCTCACCGGCCCGCAGGAGCCCGTCGAGGAGATGTACGACGCCTTCGCCGAGCGCCGGGCGTACGTCGCCGACCGCGTCGCCAAGATGGAGGGGGTCTCCTGTCCCACACCCAACGGCGCGTTCTACGCCTTCCTGAACGTCGACCTGCCGGGCAGCAGTCTGGCTATTGCCAAGCGCCTGCTCCGGGAGCAGGATGTGGTGCTCGCCCCCGGCAACGGCTTCGGGGAGGCCGGTGAAGGGAAGCTTCGTCTCTCCTTCGCGAGTTCGCTGGAGGATCTGGAGACGGGACTCGACGGGATCGAGCGCGCGGTGCAGCAGGCCTGA